The Nitrospirota bacterium genome contains a region encoding:
- a CDS encoding putative metal-binding motif-containing protein, whose protein sequence is MDNNCDGIIDEGCQVCEDKDNDGRYAVSEYCPEGDDPYDNDLTVYPGAPELCDNKDNNCDGETDEGCCEIGDVTLASDWVAPKMPPGQPSVGNTQAEVRVSLTRPAPAG, encoded by the coding sequence GTGGATAATAATTGTGATGGGATAATTGATGAGGGCTGTCAAGTATGTGAGGATAAAGACAACGATGGCCGTTATGCGGTAAGTGAATACTGCCCAGAGGGTGATGACCCTTATGACAATGACCTAACCGTGTATCCCGGTGCACCTGAACTATGCGATAATAAGGATAATAATTGTGATGGTGAGACTGATGAGGGGTGTTGTGAAATTGGTGATGTGACACTTGCGAGTGATTGGGTAGCACCGAAGATGCCACCAGGGCAGCCAAGTGTCGGAAATACACAGGCAGAGGTAAGAGTTTCTCTTACAAGACCCGCGCCGGCTGGA